One segment of Bradyrhizobium sp. WD16 DNA contains the following:
- a CDS encoding oleate hydratase → MSKTVSTSPSHADIRVHRADIKAYLVGGGIASLAAAAFLIRDGDLLGHNIVILEDSDTLGGSLDGAGSPQAGYVLRGGRMFESKYQCTYDLFSSVPTLDKSRTVTQEIFAWNETMKTSSKARLVRGGRTIDAPDYGLSEAHVFALAKLGIEPESALGNSRISDRFDEAFFRTNFWLMWCTTFAFQPWHSAVELKRYLLRFSHMVEGFNRLRGIMRTVYNQYDSLVLPLHKWLDERGVEFRRNTRVTDIVTATDGAATRIERLLCRRDGKDVEIAVSPQDLVIVTLGSMTDASSLGDTDHAPVMKTKADGGAFKLWETMAAGRPEFGRPAVFADHIDESKWVSFTATLRDPTFFRIVRDITGNVPGEGGLVTLTDSAWLASFVLPHQPHFIGQPADVQVFWGYGLAVDQPGDFVRKPMTACSGREILTEVLGHLGVTTETAKILDSAIVIPCMMPFITSQFLRREIGDRPQVLPKGWRNLALVGQFCEIPDDVVFTVEYSVRAAMLAVDGLLGLDRPPPAVYKGQYDPRVLFKAFRSLHDMAG, encoded by the coding sequence ATGAGCAAGACCGTCTCCACTTCACCCAGCCATGCCGACATTCGGGTGCATCGCGCCGACATCAAGGCCTATCTGGTCGGCGGCGGCATCGCTTCGCTGGCCGCAGCCGCCTTCCTGATCCGCGACGGCGACCTGCTCGGTCACAACATCGTCATTCTCGAGGACAGCGACACGCTCGGCGGCAGCCTCGACGGCGCCGGCTCACCGCAGGCCGGCTATGTCCTGCGCGGCGGCCGCATGTTCGAGAGCAAATACCAGTGCACCTACGACCTGTTCTCCTCGGTCCCGACCCTCGACAAGTCGCGGACCGTCACCCAGGAGATCTTCGCCTGGAACGAGACCATGAAGACCTCGTCGAAGGCGCGTCTGGTGCGCGGCGGGCGCACCATCGACGCCCCGGACTACGGCCTCTCCGAAGCTCACGTCTTCGCCCTCGCCAAGCTCGGGATCGAACCGGAAAGCGCGCTCGGCAACAGCCGCATCAGCGACCGCTTCGACGAGGCCTTCTTCCGCACCAATTTCTGGCTGATGTGGTGCACCACCTTCGCCTTCCAGCCCTGGCACAGCGCCGTCGAGCTCAAGCGCTACCTGCTGCGCTTCAGCCACATGGTGGAAGGCTTCAACCGGCTGCGCGGCATCATGCGCACGGTCTACAACCAGTACGACTCCCTGGTCCTGCCGCTGCACAAATGGCTCGACGAGCGCGGGGTCGAATTCCGCCGCAACACCCGCGTCACCGACATCGTCACGGCGACCGACGGCGCGGCCACGCGCATCGAGCGGCTCCTGTGCCGGCGCGACGGCAAGGACGTCGAGATCGCCGTCAGCCCCCAGGACCTCGTGATCGTCACGCTCGGCTCGATGACCGATGCCTCCAGCCTCGGCGACACCGACCATGCGCCGGTGATGAAGACCAAGGCCGACGGCGGCGCATTCAAATTGTGGGAGACGATGGCGGCCGGCCGCCCCGAATTCGGCCGTCCCGCCGTGTTCGCCGACCACATCGACGAATCCAAATGGGTGTCCTTCACGGCGACCCTGCGCGACCCGACCTTCTTCCGGATCGTGCGCGACATCACCGGCAACGTCCCGGGCGAAGGCGGCCTCGTCACCCTCACCGACTCGGCCTGGCTCGCCTCCTTCGTGCTACCCCATCAGCCGCATTTCATCGGCCAGCCCGCTGACGTCCAGGTGTTCTGGGGCTACGGCCTCGCCGTCGACCAGCCCGGCGACTTCGTCAGAAAGCCGATGACGGCATGTTCGGGCCGCGAGATCCTCACCGAGGTGCTCGGCCATCTCGGCGTCACCACGGAAACGGCGAAGATCCTCGACAGCGCCATCGTCATCCCCTGCATGATGCCGTTCATCACCAGCCAGTTCCTGCGCCGGGAGATCGGCGACCGGCCGCAGGTGCTGCCGAAGGGCTGGCGCAATCTCGCCCTGGTCGGGCAGTTCTGCGAGATTCCGGACGATGTCGTCTTCACCGTCGAGTATTCGGTGCGCGCGGCGATGCTCGCCGTCGACGGCCTGCTCGGCCTCGATCGGCCGCCGCCCGCCGTCTACAAGGGGCAATATGATCCGCGGGTCCTGTTCAAGGCGTTCCGCAGCCTGCACGATATGGCGGGCTGA
- a CDS encoding response regulator, producing the protein MTIDPKKRDVALVVDDSPETLRLLTDALDGAGMTVMVALDGLAAMRIVDQITPDIVLLDAVMPGMDGFETCKRLKRDAGLGTVPIIFMTGLAETEHLVRGLEAGGVDYVTKPVAIEEMLARIRVHLANARMTLSARAALDVSGRYLLAVDNAGQLLWATPQAQKLLSDTLAGAADDFSLPDPMPQWLDEVQKGNSAAKTATMASFPGKEQLRLQYMGKLGANEFLLRLAKDTGGDAPAEFSRELGLTTREGEVLSWISKGKTNRDIAQILGLSPRTVDKHLEQIYSKLGVENRTAAAAVAVKARNLKQ; encoded by the coding sequence ATGACCATTGACCCAAAAAAACGCGACGTCGCCCTCGTCGTCGACGATTCTCCCGAGACGCTCCGGCTGCTCACCGACGCGCTCGACGGCGCCGGGATGACCGTCATGGTCGCGCTCGATGGCCTCGCAGCGATGCGGATCGTCGATCAGATCACACCGGACATCGTGCTGCTCGATGCGGTGATGCCCGGCATGGACGGATTCGAGACCTGCAAGCGGCTGAAGCGGGATGCCGGCCTGGGTACGGTGCCGATCATCTTCATGACGGGTCTCGCCGAAACCGAGCACCTCGTCCGCGGGCTGGAGGCCGGCGGCGTCGACTATGTGACGAAGCCGGTCGCGATCGAGGAGATGCTGGCGCGGATCCGCGTTCACCTCGCCAATGCAAGGATGACCCTCAGCGCCCGCGCCGCCCTCGACGTCTCCGGCCGCTACCTGCTCGCGGTCGACAATGCCGGCCAGCTGCTCTGGGCGACGCCGCAGGCGCAAAAGCTGCTGTCGGACACGCTCGCCGGCGCCGCTGACGATTTCTCCCTGCCCGACCCGATGCCGCAATGGCTCGATGAGGTGCAGAAAGGCAATTCAGCGGCCAAGACCGCAACCATGGCGTCGTTTCCCGGCAAGGAGCAATTGCGGCTGCAATACATGGGCAAGCTCGGCGCCAACGAATTCCTGCTGCGGCTCGCCAAGGACACCGGCGGCGATGCGCCGGCGGAATTTTCCAGAGAGCTCGGCCTGACCACGCGCGAAGGCGAAGTGCTGTCCTGGATATCCAAAGGAAAGACCAATCGGGATATCGCCCAGATCCTGGGGTTGAGCCCCCGCACCGTCGACAAGCACCTCGAGCAAATCTATTCCAAGCTCGGCGTCGAGAATCGCACCGCGGCGGCCGCCGTCGCGGTCAAGGCGAGAAACCTGAAGCAATGA